The following coding sequences are from one Cervus canadensis isolate Bull #8, Minnesota chromosome 4, ASM1932006v1, whole genome shotgun sequence window:
- the LOC122440214 gene encoding small integral membrane protein 24-like translates to MGRFWTTPGQLYLLATLVPRLVQAQPLAQRKSWLVGLGAALALLFLIFVLTLVYAVWCRESQDSSEEKEEETVRKEKGDDDWGLELEETEGPPNHEAMASSST, encoded by the exons ATGGGTAGATTCTGGACGACCCCCGGTCAACTCTATCTTCTCGCAACTCTGGTCCCAAGGCTGGTGCAGGCCCAACCCC TGGCCCAGCGGAAGTCGTGGCTCGTGGGGCTAGGGGCTGCGCTGGCCTTGCTCTTCCTCATCTTTGTCCTCACCTTGGTCTATGCCGTCTGGTGCCGGGAGTCCCAGGACAG cagtgaagagaaggaagaggagactgtgagaaaggaaaagggagatgACGACTGGGGGCTGGAACTGGAGGAGACAGAGGGGCCTCCGAACCATGAAGCAATGGCAAGTTCCTCCACATGA